CACAGGCAATGGAGGCGATGACCGGAGCACCGCCGGTTCCCGTTCCTCCACCCATACCGGCGGTCACGAAAACCATCTCGGTGTCTTCGAGAATCCGGAATATTTCGTCTCGATCTTCTTCGGCTGCCTTTCGGCCGGTTTCCGGATTCGCCCCGGCTCCCAATCCCCTGGTCGATCTTTTGCCAATCTGCAACTTCGTTTCCGCCTTGGAGGATCGTAATACCTGTACGTCGGTGTTCATGGCCACAAACCCGACTCCCCGCAATCCAGACTCAACCATCCGGTTGACGGCATTGCCACCGCCTCCGCCAATGCCTAAAACTTTTATCGCCACTCCATCACGCTGGCTTTTTTTCTTATCGGAAACCATTCGACCTACCTCCATCTCATCCCATCATGAAAAAGTCTCGCAACCAATCAAACATTTTCTGGGCCCTGCCAAAGGAACTTTCGATAAAAGGCCGTGTTTTTTTCCGACTTCCCTTGGCGGACAAGGCCTGTTCCAGCAAGCCGCAGGCAGTGGAAAAGATCGGGTTCGAAATGGTTTGCACCATGCCAATATACTGTCGTCCATCTGGATACCCCCCTCTGACCGGTAAATCCAGCATCGTCGATGCAAAATCGTTGATTCCTTCCAGCAGAGATGATCCACCAGTCAGGACAACCCCTCCCCGCAAATAACGCTCCATACCAGAAGCCTTTATCTGCCGACGGAGCAAGAGAAACAATTCTTTTATCCGTGCTTCGATAATCTCACAGGCAAACTTCCGGCGAATCGTTTTCAGCGACGAGAGGCTCATATCCTTCACTTCAATCATCTCATCCGGTGAGACAAGCTTACTGAAAACTGAGCCGTATTTCAATTTGATCTTTTCCGCCTCGTCACGGGAAGTTCGTAAACCAACCGAAAGGTCGGCGGTCAGGTGTTCTCCTCCCAGCGGAATGACCCCGGAAAACCAGATACTTCCATCAAAAAACATAGCCATATCCGTCGTTCCGCCGCCAATATCGACCAGTAAAGTTCCCGCTTCCTTTTCCACCGAAGTCAATACCGACTGCGCGCAGGCATAGGGCTGAAAGATAAAGTTGGCTACCTCCAGCCCCGAATCGAGAAAACACTTATGCAAGTTTTGTATATGGCTTTCCTGAGCGGTAACCACATGAATCCGGGCCCCGAGACTACTCCCCACCATCCCCTGCGGGTCGGCGATTCCATGTTGATCGTCCACGGAAAAACTCTGAGGAATCAAGTGGATAATCCGTATCTGTTCACCGGGAATGCGGGATCGTGAACTTTCCACCACCTTCTCCATTTCCCGTTCGGTAATCTCCCGGCTTGCCCGGCTGATAAGCACTTCGTTCTCTATGTTAAACGAAGAAATTGCATCTCCGGAAACCCCGGCCACAATCACGTTCGGTTCGCGGCGGGCAACTTCCATGGCTAACGCGAGAGAATCCCGAATTGCCAGGGTAGTTCTTTCAACATTCACCACTTTACCCTTGCGAATACCCTGGGAAGCACTCAGGCCGATTCCCAGGATCTCGATACCCTCACCCTGGGATCGTCCGATCAGAGTACAGATTTTACTCGTGCCCACATCCACCGCTGCAACCACCGCAGGGTTTCCGTCAATATATTTAAAAACCTTCAAAAAGACTCACCTTCGTTTCGAATCAAGACGATGTCCCGTCTCATTCTCAAATCGAAACCTCCCACCTGGAGAGCTTTAATCTGTACCTCTCGCAAAAGTGGTGCGAGCAAGGCCGCTTTATCTTGCAGATTACGCGGTCCTTCGCTCCTAATAAATATACCATTATACAAATTCAAAATAAATAACTTTCGATCTTCGACCCGGATCTCCGTCAGGGGCGTTTCAAATGTTTCTTTCCATAGATCGATCATTTCCAACGCATCGGCAAGGGCTCCGGAATCATAATAATCCATCCAGATGCGGGGTAGTGAGGCGGTCTCCTCACGAATATTGGACACTTCAAACGCATCCCGGTCGACACAATACGTGACATCACCGATCACCACGACAGCAAAGGGCTCCCGCTCTTCGATCTCGATCAACAATGCCCGTGGAAACACTTTTTTCACTCGTGCATCCCGGACCTCAAGAATTCTCTCCAATCTTCTTTCCACTTCCCAGGCCCGGATGCCAAAAATATTCTCTCCGGGAAGCACTCCAGATGTTTCAATAACCAAGCTTGTCGCTAATCGGTGATTCCCGGTGACGGTAATTTCCTGAATCCTGAGGAAATCGCTACGCATGAGCAGAAAGAAAATCATCCAGGAGAGAAGACCCAGGGCGAGATAAAAAAAAAGGATACGAAGAAATATTTTTACCTTGTTAAGACCCATTACCAAACCTCTATTTCATTTTCCAGGATGATTCCCCTTTTCCTGTAAACCTCGCTTCGTATCCATTCGATCAGAAAATGAACCTCCCGGTACGTGGCCCGTCCTCGATTGATAATAAAATTCGAGTGCCTGGTCGAAACTTGCGCGTCCCCGACCCGAATACCCTTAAACCCCATGGCCTCGATAATCCTGGCGGCATAATCTTCAGTTGGATTTTTAAAAACACTCCCGGCAGAAGGATAGCCGATAGGTTGAGTTTTTTTCCGTAACAAATTATAATTCCTGATTTTCTCTCGGACAGCTTCCGGCGGAGAGGGTAGCAAATGAAAACGGGCCTTGAGAATAACATGGCGCTTCAGACGTAGGGTCGAATGACGGTAAGTAAATCCAGCCTCTTCTTGCTCAAGCCACCGCGTTGTACCATCACCATTCCTGACCAGAATTTGTTTGGCCAGGCGACCGATTTCCTGGCCAAAACAACCGGCATTCACCAACAATGCCCCGCCAATCGTTCCCGGCACCCCAACCAGAAACTCCACGCCGGTCAAACCATGGAAGAGAGAAAGGCTCACCAGTTTAATCAAGCGGGTTCCCGATCCTGCCTCGATTTCACATGAACCAACCAACTCGAGCTGGGCAAAATCTCCTTCCAGGATGATTACAACGCCATTGAACCCCCGATCATCGACGAGAATATTCGATCCCTTACCAAGGATGCGCCAGGTAATTCCCCGCCGATCAAGAAAGGCGATGAGACGGTTCAGGGCCTCGACACATCGAACCTTCACCAGGGCTTTAGCCTTGCCGCCGATTTTCCAGGTGGTGAGACAACGCATCTCCGGTTCGGGAAGGAAATCCCATCCCTGCGTCTTGGCAAGCTCCCGACGGAGAAGAATCAGGTCTTCCCACACAAGCAGGTGCCTACCTTCCACACATCACCCGCTCCCATCGTGATCAGGAGATCGCCGGGCTCCAGCCATTCCTCGAGTATTCGAACGGCATCATCCAGGCTTTCCGAGAGAAAGGCCTGATCATAACCTTTCTCTTTCATCGCCCGGTAGACGAGTTCGGATGTGACGTTCTCAACGGGCCTTTCTCCCGCCGGATAGATGGGAAGTATAAGCACCCGATGAGCGCTGCCCAGCATCTGCGCCATTTCCCGATACAGCCTGCCGGTGCGGGTATACCGGTGTGGCTGGAAGACTACCACCAGGCGTCCCGCCGTCTGATGGACGGCAGCCTGGAGAACCACCTCCATTTCGGTGGGGTGATGAGCGTAGTCGTCCACCACCTGTGTACCACGATAGAATCCAATGCACTCAAACCGCCTCTTGACTCCGCTGAACGAAGCAATCGCATCCCTGATTGTGGATGAACCGATTTCCAGCTCCACACCGACGGCAATGCAGGCTAAGGCATTCAGGACATTGAAGAGTCCGGGAATATTAGTCTCGAAATCTCCCAGACTGTGCTTTCCGTTACTCACTCGAAAGGCGTACCCTCGTTGTTTTTCCCTGAGGACCAGTGCGCGGCAATCCAGTTCTTCCTCGGTCATACCATACGTCAACACCCGAAAGGAACGCTTCCTGGTGGGAATGATGGTTCGAACATTAGGATGATCCTTGCAAAGCACGGCCAGCCCTCCCGGTTTGATACGCTCCAGAAAGATCTGATAAGCTTCGACTGCCTTGTCCATGGAGCCGTAATGTTCGAGATGATCGTCTTCGATGTTGGTTATGACGCCACAATAAGGTCTCAGCTTCAGAAACGATCCGTCACTCTCGTCGGCTTCAGCTACAAAAAGATCACTCTCTCCTATCTTGGCGTTTCCGCCAATATCTTCCAGTTCACCACCGATGAGGACGGTCGGCTGAAGCCCTGCCGTCTCCAAAAGGAGGGATATCAACGAGGTGGTGGTCGTTTTCCCATGGGTTCCGGAAACGGCGATGCCTCTTTTCCGGTTGAGGAGAGATGCCAACATCACGCCTCGATGAACAATAGGGAGTCTTAACTCACGGGCCGCGCACAACTCCTCGTTCTCCGCAGGTATCGCCGATGAGACAATCACCGCTCCGTTTCGCTGGATTCTTTCCCGACAATGCCCGACATAAACAGGAATGCCCCGTTCCCGCAGGCGTACGGTCATTTCACTCTCGGTTATATCCGAACCACTCACCCGGTAACCCATTCCCCGGGCAATGAGCGCCAGACCACTCATACCGGTTCCCCCGATACCAATGAAAAAGAGGTCTCGGGGTAAGCTGAGGGTCTCTCTCTCCAATGCAATTCCTCCTAACACATTAAGATGATGTCAAACACTCGGAATACACTTATTTGAACCCAGATCATCAACGGGTACCATGTGAGCAAGGCTCATATTTCAATAAGGATGCCCGGGAAGACTCTCCTCCTGGCCGGCTCGGCCACCTATCGGAAAGCGGCCTTCCCCCCCGGACACATTTTTCGGGCTCCGCGGGCTAGAGAGGGTCGCGCTTCGAACACCAAGCCGGATTAGGCCACGCAACGACCCGGATACCAGTTCCCTGGTGATACAGGCATGTACTATAACCACCTTGATACAGAAGGCCTCTCCGGGCTCATGAAGGACTCCCGGCACCAGAGTAACGCCGCTCTCTTTCGCCGATGGTTTTAGGTTCAACATATAACCGCTTAATCATTCATTTTCCTGTTCGATGCCGTCGGGCCCCGACCGGTTAACCCCTCTGTAATTCCTCAACAATGGCTTTGGCAATGAGTTCGGCAGCTTCTTGTCGGCCTTCCTGACCATTCCACGATTCCCGCTTGAGGGCAAACATCCGCTCAAGCGCCCGGGCCAGGTTGATGGGATTGAATTCCCGTTCTCCGAATACCTCTACCGGCTGTCTTCTCCGAAGCCAGCCCGCGTTCAATTCCTGATGACTCTCGGTCGCCCCTTCGAAGGGGATCATGATGGCGGGAAGTTGAAACCAGTCCACCTCAAAGGTCGTGCTGGCCCCAGCTCGGCAAACCACAACGTCGGCTGCGGCATAGGCCGCTCCTGGATCAGGAAGAAAATCGAATACCAAGTACCGGCCGGGATCATTCGCAACAAACTGCCCAAGGGGCCGGCCTTCCTCCTTTCCGGTCGTATGAATCACCTGAAAGGGAGTACCAGTCCAGTTTCGCCATACTTCCGCAAAAACCCGGTTGATCAGGGAAGAGCCCAGGCTGCCGCCAATGACAAACACGGTACGAAGGTCAGGCTTGAAGCCGAAGAAAGCTCTGGCTTCCTCTTGTTTCCCTCTCCATTCTCGAACGGTTTTCCTCAGCGGATTCCCCGTCAGGGAAATTGTATCCTGATTTTGAAAATATGCCAATGAATCCTCGAAAGAAATAAAAATTTTTCTGGCCCACCGGGAAACAACCCGATTAGCCAGTCCCGGCAGTACATTTTGTTCGTGGACAAAAAGGGGGATACGGAAGATCCGACCCCAGAATCCGATGAGCAAAGAAACATAGCTTCCCATACAGAGAATTCCGCAAGGTCGCTGCGCGGCAATCAACCTGAAGGCCTGGAAAAACCCGATGGTATTAAGTAGAAGCATACGGAAAAAAGACCATCCAAGCGTCCGGTCCCAACCCCGGGCGCAGATGTAGTGAAGAGGAAACCCGGCTTGGCCGATAAACCGGTCCTCCATACCCCTCCTGGTTCCGATAAAGTGGACTGCGAGCACACCTTCCTTTTGGAGTTCTTCGGCAACGGCTAATCCGGGAAATATGTGACCTGCGGTACCGCCGGCACAAATATAGAATCGTCTCATCCGACATTACCCTTTTTCCGGGAAGCGATATTGAAAAGAATGCCTATCTTGATCAGGGTTATAAGCAGCGATGAATTGCCATAACTCATCAAAGGTAGAGTGATTCCGGTAATGGGTATGATTTTGAGGACGACACTCAGATTGATCGTTGCCTGAACAAAGATGCTGAGCGTGAGACCCATGGCCAGAAGTCCCTCAAATTCATTCTGGGTCTGAACGGCTATCCGCCAGCCTCTCCAGAGGATAACGCCAAATAATACGAGAATGGACAGGGTGCCCACAAAACCGAATTCCTCACCGATAATCGCAAAAATGAAATCGGTATGCCGTTCGGGGAGATAGAAAAATTTCTGCCGGCTTTCCCCCAGTCCCAGACCGAAAATGCCTCCCGATCCCAGGGCGATCAGAGATTGAATGATTTGAAAACCCTTCCCCAGCGGATCTTTTTCCGGATTGAGAAAGGATTCGACCCGGGCTCTCCAGTAAACGTTTCCACTGAAAAAAACCAGGAAAAAAACGGTGGGAATGATGATAATCACCGGCAACAAAAGGTGAAAAATACGTCGGCCACCCAGGTAAAGCATGAGAAAGGCAATGATCACAAGAAATAAGGCGGTCCCCAGGCTAGGTGCGAGAAGAACCAGCAGGCACGTTCCCCCGACGACAAGCAGAAAGGGAACGACACCGTATATAAAGTCCTGAGCCCGGTCCCGATAATGGACCAAGGCATCGGCCATGTACAGGATGACACTCAACTTCGCCAATTCTGAGGGCTGAAATCCAATGGCGAGCCAGCGGTATGCCCCGCCCACTTCGCGGCCGATGCCAGGGACAAAGACAAGAATGAGCAGGATAAAGGAAAAAACGAGCAACTTACGGCTCAGACGCCGCAGCAACTCCAAGTTGAATACGCTGGCCGCCACAAAAAAAGGAAGGGATACTCCAAGCCCTACCAGATGCCTTTTCAAAAAAAAGAAGGGATCGGCGAAGAGATCCAGCCCAGTCGTCATGCTGGCGCTGAAAACCATGACGATTCCCAAACTGAGCAGGATGAGCGTCGACCAGAAGAGGGGAGGGTCAATATCCCACCACCATTCCCAGTTTACTTTCTCCATCCGGAAAATTTTAAAACGATGGAGAGGGGCTTGAGGCAGTTCAACCATGAATCAACCTCCGGAAGTGCTCTCCCCGATCTTCAAAGTTCCGGTACTGATCCCAGCTGGCGCATCCTGGAGAAAGAAGGACCACATCACCCATACCGGCGATCAGGCGGGCCCTCTGTACAGCCTCTGCGAGGTCGTGAACCTGGCAACAGAGAAGTTCACCCGGGATAAATTCTTTGAGCAAATCTCCCGATTCTCCGAAAAGAATGACCGCCTTGATCTTGTCCTGAGTCAAGACAGCACTCAATTCAGAGAAATCCGGCAATTTGGCCCGGCCGCCCACCAATAGAACCAGAGGTCCCGCGATCGACTCGACCGCAGCCCGGGTCGCCGCCGGGGTCGTCGACTTCGAATCGTTGATAAACAGAACTCCATTGTATTCCTCCACCGGTTCCAAACGATGCGCCAGGCCCCTGAAGCGCCCCAGCGCCCGCTCAATCGAAGGAATGTCCACCCCAGCTGTCCGGGCTGTGGCAACGGCACAGAGGAGATTTTCCAGGTTATGGAGTCCCGGCAATTTCCAAGCCTGAGTCGAAAGAGAATAGCGATGACCACACCATTGTTCCCTGATGATCAGTCCATCGTAGAAAAACCCTTCGGAAAGCCGTCCTTGCGTGGAAAAGGGCACAATCCTCGAGCGGCTCAAGCGGCAAAAAAGAGTATGCCAGGAAGATCTGCTGGAATTGATCAGAGTGAAATCTTCCCGACACTGATTATTCAATATGCGGGCTTTGGTGAGCGCGTAATTGATCATTGTCCGATGCCGGTCGAGATGATTGGGAAAAACGTTGAGAATCGCGGCCAGATGAAAACGGGCTGTATAGGTTCTTTCCAGTTGAAAACTGGAAACCTCCACCACTCCCCACTCGTAGCGAGTTCCTGAAAGGCAGGCCTCCAACAACGGGGTCCCCAAATTCCCTCCCACAAAAGCCGGGATTCCCGCCTCGTGAAATATCGCACCGACGAGGGAAACGGTGGTGCTCTTTCCATTTGATCCGGTGATGCCAATCAGCGGAAAAGACAGAACCCGGGAAGCCAGCTCAATCTCGCTGATCAAGCTGATTCCCCGGCTTTGTAAAGCTTTGACGAGAGAATGATCACCAGGTACGCCGGGGCTGACGATTCCTTCATGGAAAGGATGGCGGACGAGACGACCCCACTGGTCATTCGGAATGAAATTAAATCCGGGATGTGAGGTGATTTCCGCAGGGATCGCCTCAGGAGCAAGGTTGTCGTCGACCGCAAAAACCCGCTCGCCGTGATCCAGAAGAAACCGTGACACCTTGAGGCCTGTGTTTCCCAATCCAATGACAATATAATCGGGCACCAACTTATCCTCTAATTCCCAGGACCGCAATCACCGCTCCCAAGGCCTGGACCATCCAAAAACGCAAAGTGATCTGATGTTCCTTCCATCCTCGCAATTCATAATGATGATGCAGTGGACTCATGAGAAAGACTCTCTTTCCAAAAATTTTAAACGATGTCACCTGAATGATTACGGAAAGTGTTTCCAGAACAAAGACGAATCCACAAAACAACAGGAGGAGGGTTTGGCCGGAAGCCAAGGCCATAAACCCGAGAAGAGCCCCCAATCCCAGAGAACCGGAATCTCCCATAAAAATTTTCGCCGGCCAGGCGTTAAACCATAAAAAGGCGAAAAGCGCGCCGGCTATCGAAAGATTAAGAGCCGTCATTCCCGGATTGCCGGTCAAAAAGAAAAACCATCCCCAAAAAAGAAAAGAAATTATGCCACACCCACCAGCCAGACCGTCCAAGCCGTCGGAAATATTGAAGGCGTTCGTTGACGCCAAAAGCACAAAGACACCGAACAAAAAAAAGAGGGGTCTGGATAGGGTGAGGGTAATCTGGGTGAACGGGAGGCTAATTTCGGGAGAAAGATTCTGCACCATCCAGCCCATGACCATCCCGGAGAAAACCACCTGGGCAAGAAATTTGAAACGGGCTTTAATACCCCAGGGTTTTTCCAGAAAACTCTTGAAATAATCATCCAAAAACCCGATCGCGGTAAACGAAACGACAACGATCGCGGGAAAAACCCAGGCTCCCATCCATTCTTTCCGGAAAAGAGCGGTCAGAACGATGGAGAAGACGATAACCATCCCACCTATACTGGGGGTATTCTCCTTGTGAAGATGCAGATTCGGGCCTTCTTTTTTTATTTTCTGACCCAAGCTCCGTCTCCTCTGCCAGTTGATAAAAAAAGGAAACACCACCAAGCCGATCGCCCAGGACAGGAGAAACGCCGTAAAGCCATCCCGCAGATGAGTGAATCCCATCACGGGCTCCTCCACTCCATCGGTATCGCCCGTTCCATCTCCATCGCCCGCGAACCCTTAAAAAGAATTACCCATTTGCGCGGGGAAATGGCCAGTTTTTCACGAAAGATGGCGGTTCCCTCAGCGTGTGATGAAACCAGAAACACTCCCTGCCCCGCCGCATCACCGGACAAGACCTGGTCGGCCGCCCGATGAAATACAGCGCCCAGGAGAATGACCTGGTCGATCCGCAACTTCAGAAGAAAACGTATTAGCTCCTGATGGGCCCGATCAGAGGCATCGCCCAACTCGAGCATATCCCCCAGGACCGCCCAGGTTTCATAGCCTTTCTGCCGAAAACCGTCTAGAAGATGAATCGCTTTTTTCATCGAGAGGGGATTTGCGTTATAGGTATCATCGATAACGACTCCGTTACCGATCCAGGTCAGGGTTTCCCTGCCAGGTGAGGCAACCATGGCTTCCGTCCGTTCCACAATCTGTGGGAGGGTGATCCCGCATTCAAGGGCAAAATGAACGGCCGGTCCGAGGAGAAGCGCCACTTCCGGGCTGACAATTTTCGAACGGAAGAGAGGCCGATCCCGACCGATTCGCAACTGGAACCGTGATCGTACGGTATCCGGCTCAAAGGTGAATTCTTCCAGGACAATATGGGATGAGGGGTGGTCGGGACCACCGAAAGTTACTATTTCAGGCCGGTTACTCTTCGCAAGATCCCGGATACTGGCAAAGCACCGGTTGCCGGTATAGAGGTACACCCGCCGGGTTTTCCCGCAAACCAAACGCATTTTTTCCCTGGCTACCGTCTCCACATCTCTCAAGCCCTCCAAATGGCCCTCTCCAAAGGGAGTGAAGATGGCTATTTCCGCCTGGGCCAGAGATGACAATTCCGCCATCTCCCCGGGGTGATTGATACCCGCTTCCAAAAGGTAATAACTGCTGGTAACCGAGAAATTACACAGGGAGACCGCCATACCTATAACGGTATTGAAACTGCGGGGAGTGGCCTCGACCTGGAAGCGGGATGAAAGTAACTCCTGAAAGAAGCGCTTGGCCGTCGTCTTCCCCACTGTGCCGGTAAAAGCCAGGCGAGTACCCTGGAGAAGACCGGTACACGCTTTCCCCAGATTTTTCAGGGTATTTTCGGTGTCCGTCACACGAAAAACGGTAAAATCCGGCAGAAAACATCCGTCCTTTTCCACCAAAGCCCCGGCGGCTCCCCGTTTCCAGGCATCAGTAAGGAAGTTATGCCCGTCGGTTCTCTCGCCCCGCAAAGCTACAAAGAGCGTATCCTTGGAACACTCCCGGCTGTCAATGGCAATCCTGGCAAACAATCCGGCTGAACCACGAGAAACCATCGTCGCCCCGGTCAGAGATTCAATCTCTCCGGGTTTGAACCGCATGGATCCCCTCCTGAATAAATGATCGCACTATTTCTAAATCATTGTGGTTGATACTGTAATCAGCAAAAATCTGGCTCCGTTCCGGACCTTTGCCTGCCAGGAAAACAATATCTCCCGGCCCGGCAGCCTGTAAAGCCTGACGGATCGCTTCTCTTCGATCGACGATGGCCCGGTACTCCACCGCCCTGACCCCGGCTTTCTTGCATACGCCTTCCAAGGCGTCGTTAATGGTGCTCATTGGATCTTCATGGCGAGGATTGTCGGTGGTGAGAATACAAAGATCGCTCCACCGGGCAACAGCCTCTCCCATCAACGGTCTTTTCCGCTTATCTCTCTCTCCACCGCAGCCGAAAACGCTAATGATTTTTCCGCTGGTCAGGTTACGAACCAGGGAAAGACTCTTCTCCAGAGCGTGCCAGTTATGGGCGAAATCAACGATGATCTCAAAATCCTGACCGGCGCGGACACGTTCCCACCGCCCGGGGACCCGCGGGGTTAACGCCAGCCCCCGGGCAATCGTTTCCTGGGTCAACCCATAAAACAGCGCAACGCTCACCGCACCCAGCGCATTATATACATTGTGGAGACCGGGCTGGCTGATCTGGAGCGGGAACGTTCCCCAGGGACTTTGTACGGTAAATTCGGTCCGGTCGAAGGCGTGTTTCGGGTTTACCGCCCGGACATCCACCCCCCGCTCGATACCGAATGTGATCAGAGGGACATTGTATCCGCCGGCCATTCGCATTACTTCGGGGTCATCCCCATTGGCGACGACGAGGGGGGGGGTAGTTTTTTCCCGATTCGCTTCCACCATGGACAAAAGCTTTTTTTTGCTCGCGAAATAGTGATCGTATGTCCCATGAAATTCCAAATGTTCCGAGACCAAGTTGGTGACCACCGCGGTATCAAAAAGAATCTCCGCCACCCGGCCCAGAGCCAGCCCATGCGACGACACCTCCATGACCGTGTGCCGAATACCTTTTTTTAACAGGGCGTCAAGTCGGGACGAGACGCTCAAGGCGTCCTCGGTGGTATTGACCGACTCGTATTCCTCGTTGCCGATCAAGTTCTTCACGGTCGTCAGCAGCCCGCATGGCCATCCGCCCTCTTCAAAAATGCTGTGCAGTAAGAAACAGGTTGTTGTTTTGCCATTGGTACCGGTAATCCCCACCACGTGCATCTTCCGGGACGGATGACCGTAAAACACCGTGGAAATATGGGCCATCGCCTCGCGAACATTGGAAACCAGGATATATGGGACGTGGTCTTGAATTTCTGGAATCGAATTCCGATCCTGGATGACGACCAGCACCGCACCCCGGTCAATCGCTTCGTTCAAAAAGAGGTGACCATCGGTATTTGCCCCGGGGAGGGCAAAAAAAACATATCCCGGACGTACATGACGGGAATCGGCCGCCAGCCCTCGTACCTCACAATCCCCGTTTTGCCGGTTTTTCCCGAGAACCGTTAATCCGCTTGTTATCTCGCGTATATTCAATAGATC
The DNA window shown above is from Atribacteraceae bacterium and carries:
- the ftsA gene encoding cell division protein FtsA, whose translation is MKVFKYIDGNPAVVAAVDVGTSKICTLIGRSQGEGIEILGIGLSASQGIRKGKVVNVERTTLAIRDSLALAMEVARREPNVIVAGVSGDAISSFNIENEVLISRASREITEREMEKVVESSRSRIPGEQIRIIHLIPQSFSVDDQHGIADPQGMVGSSLGARIHVVTAQESHIQNLHKCFLDSGLEVANFIFQPYACAQSVLTSVEKEAGTLLVDIGGGTTDMAMFFDGSIWFSGVIPLGGEHLTADLSVGLRTSRDEAEKIKLKYGSVFSKLVSPDEMIEVKDMSLSSLKTIRRKFACEIIEARIKELFLLLRRQIKASGMERYLRGGVVLTGGSSLLEGINDFASTMLDLPVRGGYPDGRQYIGMVQTISNPIFSTACGLLEQALSAKGSRKKTRPFIESSFGRAQKMFDWLRDFFMMG
- a CDS encoding FtsQ-type POTRA domain-containing protein → MGLNKVKIFLRILFFYLALGLLSWMIFFLLMRSDFLRIQEITVTGNHRLATSLVIETSGVLPGENIFGIRAWEVERRLERILEVRDARVKKVFPRALLIEIEEREPFAVVVIGDVTYCVDRDAFEVSNIREETASLPRIWMDYYDSGALADALEMIDLWKETFETPLTEIRVEDRKLFILNLYNGIFIRSEGPRNLQDKAALLAPLLREVQIKALQVGGFDLRMRRDIVLIRNEGESF
- the murB gene encoding UDP-N-acetylmuramate dehydrogenase; amino-acid sequence: MEGRHLLVWEDLILLRRELAKTQGWDFLPEPEMRCLTTWKIGGKAKALVKVRCVEALNRLIAFLDRRGITWRILGKGSNILVDDRGFNGVVIILEGDFAQLELVGSCEIEAGSGTRLIKLVSLSLFHGLTGVEFLVGVPGTIGGALLVNAGCFGQEIGRLAKQILVRNGDGTTRWLEQEEAGFTYRHSTLRLKRHVILKARFHLLPSPPEAVREKIRNYNLLRKKTQPIGYPSAGSVFKNPTEDYAARIIEAMGFKGIRVGDAQVSTRHSNFIINRGRATYREVHFLIEWIRSEVYRKRGIILENEIEVW
- the murC gene encoding UDP-N-acetylmuramate--L-alanine ligase; its protein translation is MERETLSLPRDLFFIGIGGTGMSGLALIARGMGYRVSGSDITESEMTVRLRERGIPVYVGHCRERIQRNGAVIVSSAIPAENEELCAARELRLPIVHRGVMLASLLNRKRGIAVSGTHGKTTTTSLISLLLETAGLQPTVLIGGELEDIGGNAKIGESDLFVAEADESDGSFLKLRPYCGVITNIEDDHLEHYGSMDKAVEAYQIFLERIKPGGLAVLCKDHPNVRTIIPTRKRSFRVLTYGMTEEELDCRALVLREKQRGYAFRVSNGKHSLGDFETNIPGLFNVLNALACIAVGVELEIGSSTIRDAIASFSGVKRRFECIGFYRGTQVVDDYAHHPTEMEVVLQAAVHQTAGRLVVVFQPHRYTRTGRLYREMAQMLGSAHRVLILPIYPAGERPVENVTSELVYRAMKEKGYDQAFLSESLDDAVRILEEWLEPGDLLITMGAGDVWKVGTCLCGKT
- a CDS encoding UDP-N-acetylglucosamine--N-acetylmuramyl-(pentapeptide) pyrophosphoryl-undecaprenol N-acetylglucosamine transferase codes for the protein MRRFYICAGGTAGHIFPGLAVAEELQKEGVLAVHFIGTRRGMEDRFIGQAGFPLHYICARGWDRTLGWSFFRMLLLNTIGFFQAFRLIAAQRPCGILCMGSYVSLLIGFWGRIFRIPLFVHEQNVLPGLANRVVSRWARKIFISFEDSLAYFQNQDTISLTGNPLRKTVREWRGKQEEARAFFGFKPDLRTVFVIGGSLGSSLINRVFAEVWRNWTGTPFQVIHTTGKEEGRPLGQFVANDPGRYLVFDFLPDPGAAYAAADVVVCRAGASTTFEVDWFQLPAIMIPFEGATESHQELNAGWLRRRQPVEVFGEREFNPINLARALERMFALKRESWNGQEGRQEAAELIAKAIVEELQRG
- the ftsW gene encoding putative lipid II flippase FtsW — translated: MVELPQAPLHRFKIFRMEKVNWEWWWDIDPPLFWSTLILLSLGIVMVFSASMTTGLDLFADPFFFLKRHLVGLGVSLPFFVAASVFNLELLRRLSRKLLVFSFILLILVFVPGIGREVGGAYRWLAIGFQPSELAKLSVILYMADALVHYRDRAQDFIYGVVPFLLVVGGTCLLVLLAPSLGTALFLVIIAFLMLYLGGRRIFHLLLPVIIIIPTVFFLVFFSGNVYWRARVESFLNPEKDPLGKGFQIIQSLIALGSGGIFGLGLGESRQKFFYLPERHTDFIFAIIGEEFGFVGTLSILVLFGVILWRGWRIAVQTQNEFEGLLAMGLTLSIFVQATINLSVVLKIIPITGITLPLMSYGNSSLLITLIKIGILFNIASRKKGNVG
- the murD gene encoding UDP-N-acetylmuramoyl-L-alanine--D-glutamate ligase; the protein is MPDYIVIGLGNTGLKVSRFLLDHGERVFAVDDNLAPEAIPAEITSHPGFNFIPNDQWGRLVRHPFHEGIVSPGVPGDHSLVKALQSRGISLISEIELASRVLSFPLIGITGSNGKSTTVSLVGAIFHEAGIPAFVGGNLGTPLLEACLSGTRYEWGVVEVSSFQLERTYTARFHLAAILNVFPNHLDRHRTMINYALTKARILNNQCREDFTLINSSRSSWHTLFCRLSRSRIVPFSTQGRLSEGFFYDGLIIREQWCGHRYSLSTQAWKLPGLHNLENLLCAVATARTAGVDIPSIERALGRFRGLAHRLEPVEEYNGVLFINDSKSTTPAATRAAVESIAGPLVLLVGGRAKLPDFSELSAVLTQDKIKAVILFGESGDLLKEFIPGELLCCQVHDLAEAVQRARLIAGMGDVVLLSPGCASWDQYRNFEDRGEHFRRLIHG